DNA from Fusarium verticillioides 7600 chromosome 4, whole genome shotgun sequence:
TGTATTAGGGGCCGACATTCTGATTTATAGAATAggatgaagcttgaggctTGAATGTTTTATGATTGTAAGTaggatgctgagaagaatCGATTGACTGTTCAGATGAGAATAATGTTCAAGCTCGCGGAAAcatttatatttatatagtGCAACTATTCGAATTCTCTTCCGCTTTAACGGCGTCCGGACTGACATTTCTACATACAAAGACTGAGACGGAGCAATTAAATTATCTTGAAACTCACAGCTGAAAGATCGCCATGCGAGTGCGAAAAGATTGAGGCCCCTTAGGCGAAGCAAGGCTTAGCTTGAGGAGTGCTAGAACGTTTCAAGTTAGACTTGCTCTCGTATTTCCTCTTTCGAGCTAGCAAGCGAATGCGAGCCGGCTAGTTTATTCGCCCATTTATCGTGACGATGCTGTTTTGTATTATCTTTCCCGACTACGAAGTTTGAAGGTTTCCTTACAATACTGACACGATTGAACAAATGATCTCTGTGACGTACCTCTTAATTCTATACGACAAGAAGTAACGCACGAATGAATCTCTTATTACACACTTCTCTAAAAAGCTGAGTCTAGCTCTCTCGCGTCAACTAGTGACAAAGAATCACAAACCAATCGCCCAATCTATCCCCTAGTCATCGTCACTATAATAGTGGTTCACAACTGGAGGCTTAGCACCAGTACCGTACGCACTACCACCATAGTTAAGATAACCCTGCGAGTAAGGCAGAGCAGGGAACTTGCCCTTGATCTCTTGCGCATCGCCAAACACCCAAACTGTCGCCATACCCATGAcctgatgctgaagaataTGGCAATGCATCATCCAAGCTCCGATGTTCTCTTCAGTGATCTTGATTCTCCACGCTCTCCAACCAGCTGTATGGTGAGGTACGCCCTTGGTAGCATACCGATACAGATTAGTCGAGTCTCGAAGAACAGGCgtgaagttcttgaagtGCTTCTCGTTCTCATGTGCATCGTAAGTGCCGTTTCCTGAGCCTAGATCATAGACATGATAGCCGTGAACATGCATCGGGTGAAAGTCCCAGCCTCCTGTAGGaccgttgttgttctgcCACACAATATCCAAGACTTCGCCGACCTTGGCTGGGAAGGCTTTTGTGTTGGGGTCAAAACCGCCGTGCTCTAGAGCAAGGGTGTAGTTGGGTGTCTGGCCGGTTTCGTAGACTTGGATGAGATATGGGACTTGGTTGTGATCTGCTTGGACACTTTCCTTCCATGGGAGACCATTTTGACTAGAGGATTGATCAGTAAGATGCAGGGAGAAATGTAAGATGGTACTCACGCCCAGGCAACTGTGCCGTTCAGTGTACCATTCTCATATTGTCCAGTGGTCAGGACCTGATTGATCTGAATGGTCACCGTCCTGGTAACCTCGCTCAAACGTGGGAATGCCTTGTTGTTGTACTCCGAAAGCCCCTGGAGCTTGTACTCAAGGTAGTCGTAAGTGTTGTTGGGTAAGACAACCGGTGAGGAGGGTGGCAGAGTCCTTGGTAGCTTTGGTCCCTTGGGACATTTGTACCTCAGGATAGCGTAACCACTGATCTGCTTAGGTCGATCACGACTCTCATATCGTACCCAAAACTGTGAATCGTCACCATGGCAAACTTCCTTGgcagacttggccttgaggagatAGCTGAAGCGCTGACCGGACGAAACTTGAACGTGATCCACCTTGGCGGACTTGGTATATGAGCCATCGGCTTCAATGACTGTCAGCTTTTCGTGCCCATCAATTCCAAGCTTAATCATCGACAAAGCAGTTGCGCCAATGAACCGCATGCGGTAAGTCTTCCCGGGATCGACTTCAATGACATGAGGCGTGCAGCTAATGTCAGAAGCAGTATCGAAGCTCTGGTTTCCCGAATTGCCGTTGATGGTAATCGCTTGAGGCTCCCCAGACCACTTAAACGGATCTCCGAGAAGGCCTGCCTCAATGGTCTCATCTGACGCATCATAGTTATCTGCGACGATGAGCGCAAGATCTCCATCGTACTTGTATTCGGGCTTATCCGCATCCTTGACGATCAGGACTCCATGCGCCGTCAAGCTCTGCAGCCCAACGTGCGAGTGGTAAAAGTACGTCCCAGCATCGCCACGCTGAGGCCGGACTTCATAATCGAAGAAGTTATTCGCGGGAATGGGCCATTGGCTGACAAGAGGTGTACCGTCGGAAAAGGGTGCCGCTCGTTGGCTTATTCCATGCCAGTGCTGTCTCTGTCAGCTGACGCTTCGTCAATTGGTTGCTGTAAGCGGACTTACGACGGTGAGGTTCTGGTCTGGCACGCGATTGTAGACACGAATCCAGACTGTTTGTTCTTCCTTGAGGTGGAGCGTAGGTCCCGGAAAAGTCCCGTTAAAAACGACCGATTGACGAGATTTgcaattgactttgatgtcCTCTAGCGTAGCTTCGAGGACATAATCCGGCGTAAACGTCTGATCATGCACCTTGCATTTGGCAgctgccaaagccaacaaTGGCAACACAGCCAGAATATTGAACTTCATTTTGCAGACCCTGCCTCAAatcacaagaacaagatccaagGTAAAGCTCAATTGCTATATATACTTCAGCATGATGCGGCACGTCGCATTGGGGGCCCAGGTAGTCCAGGCCCTCCGAGGTGCATTGTCACCCAACAAGCTTTCAGCCCGGATGACACGGCGTGAGCACTAAAGTATCACCTGAAGAAAGGGGCCTAGCGACTTTCCAAAGCGAGCGTGGCACGGTAGGCAATGACGTCTGTGATAGTGTCAACAGGCGGTGCGATTTGGTAATAACCAACAAAATACGAATAATGAAGGACGAAGCTAACAACGCAGTAAGCAGAGACTTCTTGGTAATTGGTCATAAATTCAAGATCGTCGGAGTTCTCACCGTTCTTTGGGCGCTGAGTCTGACCGGTTTGGGCATGTGCATGGCTTAGCCGGACTAAATGTGCTGTTAGCTTGGGGGCGTAAGGTTTTATCTAGGCGCTATCTAAGCATCTGCCGCGTTTGAAACAAATTGGCATATGCAGAGAACTTCGCAAGCTTCGCTAGCAGCTGGGATCATCCCCGCTTGCGTTAATTACAGCCCCGTTGATCTGCATGACAGTTATTTCGGGGCTTCGGAAACGGCAAACTTTAATTGGGAACTGTTGCGCGGACTGCCATCGGATCAGATGATGTGCGATGGCTTCAATTGGGATTCTGGGGGTATGTCGGGTGTCGAGGCCGTGCGACGGTTTTGAATGTGCCAAACCTTGCAACTTGACAGTGTTGTAGCCTCAAATTTTGGCTGGCGAGATAAGTTCCTGAGATGTTCTGATTGATTGTTGACGGTTGCTTTGAGGATGCAATTGGCGATAAATTCACCGTAGCTCATGCATGAGGCCTTAATCATGCATTCCACGGCATGATACTCAAAGCAGTTGCAAATGAACTCTTGGCGTGGTGGTCAATTTGTATCGAGTGACGCAAAGTAAGGCAGTTCCTTGGGTTTTCgacagaagcagctgaaTGTTCGACTCGATGAAGGGCGCGTCTGACCTACAAAGACCGATCCAGTGATTGAAATTGACTAACATACTTATGCTGTGATTCCTCTGAGGTGTAAAGATAAAGTACTGAGTAGACTAATCGGGAGGTTAGAACTGAGCAAGGTTCAAGATTTGATTGTAAAGTTGGAATGGAACTGTTACGAGGACTGCCATGGATGAGAGATCAATGTGCGGCGTGGTATGTGGTGGCTTCAACGATGCTCGGAGAGTATGTCACGACAGCGCGAATGGCATGAGACCAGTAGTGTATTAGAATTTCGAAATTTGGGACTGAGTAAGtgacgatggtcttggtgcaTTAATAGCTAGACCTTGCCAAAATGTCCAGCGACAAGCTCGAACCCGGAACCAAAGATACCAGCCGCCT
Protein-coding regions in this window:
- a CDS encoding L-ascorbate oxidase, whose protein sequence is MKFNILAVLPLLALAAAKCKVHDQTFTPDYVLEATLEDIKVNCKSRQSVVFNGTFPGPTLHLKEEQTVWIRVYNRVPDQNLTVHWHGISQRAAPFSDGTPLVSQWPIPANNFFDYEVRPQRGDAGTYFYHSHVGLQSLTAHGVLIVKDADKPEYKYDGDLALIVADNYDASDETIEAGLLGDPFKWSGEPQAITINGNSGNQSFDTASDISCTPHVIEVDPGKTYRMRFIGATALSMIKLGIDGHEKLTVIEADGSYTKSAKVDHVQVSSGQRFSYLLKAKSAKEVCHGDDSQFWVRYESRDRPKQISGYAILRYKCPKGPKLPRTLPPSSPVVLPNNTYDYLEYKLQGLSEYNNKAFPRLSEVTRTVTIQINQVLTTGQYENGTLNGTVAWAQNGLPWKESVQADHNQVPYLIQVYETGQTPNYTLALEHGGFDPNTKAFPAKVGEVLDIVWQNNNGPTGGWDFHPMHVHGYHVYDLGSGNGTYDAHENEKHFKNFTPVLRDSTNLYRYATKGVPHHTAGWRAWRIKITEENIGAWMMHCHILQHQVMGMATVWVFGDAQEIKGKFPALPYSQGYLNYGGSAYGTGAKPPVVNHYYSDDD